In Pyrus communis chromosome 1, drPyrComm1.1, whole genome shotgun sequence, the following are encoded in one genomic region:
- the LOC137717060 gene encoding dimethylnonatriene synthase-like isoform X1 — translation MEALSCAILTLALVAALSLLSKGFFPQPQKLKLPPGPKPWPIIGNLSLIGPLPHQSLHKLSQKYGPIMKLMFGSYPVVIASSAEMARQFLKTHDHIFASRPETAAGKYTTYNYKNLTWAPHGPYWRQGRKIYLSHLFSSKVLDSVEYIRVEENRAFLSRLCAVSGKPTMLKEHLSRLTLSIISRIVLGKKYFSVSESETSIVSLKEFQEMLNELFLLNGVLNIGDWIPWAQCLDLQGYVKRMKALKKKFDRFHDHVLDEHKENMKEVKDFVSKDMVDLLMQLAEDPDIEVKLNYDSVKGFTQDLIAGGTDTSATTVEWAMSELMKQPHLIEKATEELDIVIGRERWVEEKDIAQLHYIDAIMKETMRMHPVAVMLAPHLALEDCNVAGYDICKGTRVFINTWSMGRDPSQWNAPEEFNPDRFLGKAIDVKGQNFELLPFGSGRRMCPGYSLGLKMIRSSLANLLHGFNWKLPDNATTEDLSMEEVFGLATPRKFPLVAVLEPRLPLYLY, via the exons ATGGAAGCTCTTTCCTGTGCTATTTTAACCCTAGCATTGGTAGCTGCTCTATCCCTTCTCTCGAAAGGATTCTTTCCCCAACcccaaaagctaaaacttccaCCAGGTCCCAAACCATGGCCTATAATTGGCAACCTCAGCCTCATTGGCCCTCTGCCTCATCAATCCCTTCacaaattgtcccaaaaatatGGACCTATAATGAAGCTTATGTTTGGTTCTTACCCTGTTGTAATTGCCTCATCTGCAGAAATGGCAAGACAATTCTTAAAGACGCATGATCACATCTTTGCCTCTAGACCCGAAACGGCAGCTGGTAAGTACACAACTTACAACTACAAAAATCTCACCTGGGCACCTCACGGTCCATATTGGCGCCAAGGCCGGAAAATTTACCTTTCTCATTTGTTTAGCTCGAAAGTACTAGACTCTGTTGAGTACATCCGCGTTGAGGAAAACCGCGCTTTTCTATCACGATTATGTGCAGTGTCAGGCAAGCCAACTATGCTCAAAGAGCATCTGTCACGCCTAACCCTTAGCATTATAAGTAGAATTGTGTTGGGTAAGAAGTATTTTAGTGTGTCCGAATCTGAGACTTCGATAGTGTCCCTAAAAGAGTTTCAAGAGATGTTAAATGAGTTGTTCTTACTTAATGGGGTACTTAATATAGGGGATTGGATACCATGGGCTCAGTGTTTGGACTTGCAAGGGTACGTAAAGCGAATGAAAGCGTTGAAGAAAAAATTCGACCGGTTCCATGATCATGTGTTGGATGAGCACAAGGAAAATATGAAAGAAGTGAAGGATTTTGTGTCGAAGGATATGGTGGACTTACTGATGCAGCTGGCTGAAGATCCTGATATTGAAGTTAAGCTCAACTATGACAGTGTCAAGGGATTCACCCAG GATTTAATAGCAGGAGGCACAGATACCTCAGCAACCACCGTGGAGTGGGCAATGTCTGAACTCATGAAACAACCACACCTCATCGAAAAGGCAACCGAAGAGCTTGACATAGTGattgggagagagagatgggtaGAAGAGAAAGACATTGCACAGCTTCATTATATAGATGCAATCATGAAAGAGACAATGAGGATGCACCCAGTGGCAGTCATGCTAGCACCACATTTAGCCCTTGAAGATTGCAATGTGGCAGGTTATGATATTTGCAAGGGAACTAGGGTTTTCATAAACACATGGAGTATGGGGAGAGACCCTTCACAGTGGAATGCACCAGAAGAGTTTAACCCAGATAGGTTCCTAGGGAAGGCAATTGATGTGAAGGGACAGAATTTTGAGCTGCTGCCTTTTGGGTCAGGAAGGAGGATGTGCCCTGGATATAGCCTTGGACTTAAAATGATTAGGTCTAGCTTGGCTAACTTGTTGCATGGATTCAACTGGAAGTTACCTGACAATGCGACAACAGAAGATTTGAGCATGGAGGAAGTTTTCGGATTGGCAACGCCTCGGAAGTTCCCGCTTGTTGCAGTTCTGGAACCTCGGCTCCCACTCTATCTTTATTAG
- the LOC137707488 gene encoding pentatricopeptide repeat-containing protein At2g06000-like, which translates to MTVLFFKARPTFWVRASKIAVFHFHNLAHGGARPRPLHDFEVTSNPEAWFVKVVCTLFLRSHSLDLVYLSKNLSPSTAFEVIKRLNNPILGLKFFELSRVSLSVNHSVWTYNFLLRSLCQMGLQDSAKLVFDYMRSDGHTPDDSAVELLVSSYAQMGKLDNAEKFLDEVHCDEIRLTPFVYNNLFNVLVKQNKADEAVYLFRKHMWSHCRPDSWTFNILIRGLCRVGEVDKAFELFSDMGSFGCYPDIVTYNTLITGLCRTNKVDRGCQLLKEVQSRIELSPNVITFTSVISGYCKLGKMEEASVLFDEMINAGVRPTSVTFNAMIDGFGKTGNMGSALAMHQKMLFHGYRSDVFTFTSLIDGHCRAGQLSQGLKLWQEMNGKNVSPSAYTFSVLINALCKESRLHEARDFLRQLKWSNVVPKPFIYNPVIDGFCKAGNVDEANAIVAEMEEKRCSPDKVTFTILILGNCMKGRMSEAISNFKKMLAIGCAPDNITVNALTSCLMKAGMPNEAHHIKQIAYKDLNSGMSPSGRTDHMKANAQIPVAV; encoded by the coding sequence ATGACCGTCCTGTTCTTCAAAGCCCGTCCGACCTTCTGGGTTCGAGCCTCCAAGATCGCCGTTTTCCATTTTCACAACCTCGCCCACGGTGGAGCTCGGCCGCGCCCGCTTCACGACTTTGAGGTAACGTCAAACCCAGAGGCTTGGTTTGTGAAAGTTGTTTGCACTCTGTTTCTTCGCTCGCATTCACTGGATTTGGTTTATCTTAGTAAGAACCTTTCACCGTCGACTGCTTTCGAGGTTATTAAAAGGTTGAACAATCCGATATTGGGGTTGAAATTCTTTGAGCTCAGTAGGGTTAGTTTGAGTGTTAATCATAGTGTATGGACttacaattttcttttgagGTCTCTGTGTCAAATGGGGCTTCAAGATTCTGCTAAATTGGTGTTTGATTACATGAGGAGTGACGGGCATACACCCGATGATTCGGCTGTGGAACTCTTGGTGTCGTCGTATGCTCAGATGGGCAAGTTGGATAATGCTGAGAAGTTTCTTGATGAGGTTCATTGTGATGAGATTAGATTGACGCCTTTCGTATACAATAACTTGTTCAATGTGTTGGTTAAACAGAATAAAGCGGATGAGGCTGTTTACTTGTTTAGAAAGCATATGTGGTCGCATTGTCGCCCGGATAGCTGGACTTTCAATATTCTAATTCGAGGTCTATGCAGAGTTGGGGAAGTTGATAAGGCGTTTGAGTTGTTCAGTGATATGGGGAGTTTTGGTTGCTACCCCGATATAGTTACGTATAATACACTAATTACTGGACTTTGTAGGACTAACAAGGTAGATAGGGGATGTCAATTACTCAAAGAGGTTCAATCAAGAATCGAACTTTCACCCAATGTTATAACTTTCACGTCAGTCATATCAGGATATTGCAAGTTGGGTAAGATGGAGGAGGCCTCAGTTCTTTTTGATGAGATGATTAATGCCGGAGTTAGACCAACTTCTGTTACTTTCAATGCAATGATTGATGGATTTGGTAAGACTGGCAACATGGGTTCTGCACTTGCCATGCATCAGAAAATGCTCTTTCATGGTTATCGATCAGATGTTTTTACCTTCACTTCCCTAATTGATGGCCATTGTCGAGCTGGGCAACTGAGTCAGGGATTAAAGCTTTGGCAGGAGATGAATGGGAAAAATGTGTCTCCAAGTGCGTATACTTTCTCTGTCCTTATTAATGCTTTGTGCAAGGAGAGTAGACTACATGAAGCACGTGATTTTCTGAGGCAATTGAAGTGGAGTAATGTGGTTCCGAAACCTTTTATATACAACCCTGTGATAGATGGATTCTGTAAGGCTGGCAATGTTGATGAGGCAAACGCCATTGTGGCCGAGATGGAAGAGAAGAGATGCAGCCCTGATAAAGTGACGTTTACCATTCTCATACTCGGGAATTGTATGAAAGGGAGAATGTCTGAGGCAATTAGCAATTTTAAAAAGATGTTGGCAATTGGTTGTGCCCCGGACAACATCACCGTAAATGCTTTGACATCTTGCCTCATGAAGGCTGGGATGCCTAATGAAGCCCATCACATAAAGCAAATTGCATACAAGGACCTCAATTCGGGCATGTCACCTTCAGGAAGAACTGATCATATGAAAGCAAATGCACAAATTCCAGTGGCTGTTTGA
- the LOC137717060 gene encoding dimethylnonatriene synthase-like isoform X2, translating to MEALSCAILTLALVAALSLLSKGFFPQPQKLKLPPGPKPWPIIGNLSLIGPLPHQSLHKLSQKYGPIMKLMFGSYPVVIASSAEMARQFLKTHDHIFASRPETAAGDWIPWAQCLDLQGYVKRMKALKKKFDRFHDHVLDEHKENMKEVKDFVSKDMVDLLMQLAEDPDIEVKLNYDSVKGFTQDLIAGGTDTSATTVEWAMSELMKQPHLIEKATEELDIVIGRERWVEEKDIAQLHYIDAIMKETMRMHPVAVMLAPHLALEDCNVAGYDICKGTRVFINTWSMGRDPSQWNAPEEFNPDRFLGKAIDVKGQNFELLPFGSGRRMCPGYSLGLKMIRSSLANLLHGFNWKLPDNATTEDLSMEEVFGLATPRKFPLVAVLEPRLPLYLY from the exons ATGGAAGCTCTTTCCTGTGCTATTTTAACCCTAGCATTGGTAGCTGCTCTATCCCTTCTCTCGAAAGGATTCTTTCCCCAACcccaaaagctaaaacttccaCCAGGTCCCAAACCATGGCCTATAATTGGCAACCTCAGCCTCATTGGCCCTCTGCCTCATCAATCCCTTCacaaattgtcccaaaaatatGGACCTATAATGAAGCTTATGTTTGGTTCTTACCCTGTTGTAATTGCCTCATCTGCAGAAATGGCAAGACAATTCTTAAAGACGCATGATCACATCTTTGCCTCTAGACCCGAAACGGCAGCTG GGGATTGGATACCATGGGCTCAGTGTTTGGACTTGCAAGGGTACGTAAAGCGAATGAAAGCGTTGAAGAAAAAATTCGACCGGTTCCATGATCATGTGTTGGATGAGCACAAGGAAAATATGAAAGAAGTGAAGGATTTTGTGTCGAAGGATATGGTGGACTTACTGATGCAGCTGGCTGAAGATCCTGATATTGAAGTTAAGCTCAACTATGACAGTGTCAAGGGATTCACCCAG GATTTAATAGCAGGAGGCACAGATACCTCAGCAACCACCGTGGAGTGGGCAATGTCTGAACTCATGAAACAACCACACCTCATCGAAAAGGCAACCGAAGAGCTTGACATAGTGattgggagagagagatgggtaGAAGAGAAAGACATTGCACAGCTTCATTATATAGATGCAATCATGAAAGAGACAATGAGGATGCACCCAGTGGCAGTCATGCTAGCACCACATTTAGCCCTTGAAGATTGCAATGTGGCAGGTTATGATATTTGCAAGGGAACTAGGGTTTTCATAAACACATGGAGTATGGGGAGAGACCCTTCACAGTGGAATGCACCAGAAGAGTTTAACCCAGATAGGTTCCTAGGGAAGGCAATTGATGTGAAGGGACAGAATTTTGAGCTGCTGCCTTTTGGGTCAGGAAGGAGGATGTGCCCTGGATATAGCCTTGGACTTAAAATGATTAGGTCTAGCTTGGCTAACTTGTTGCATGGATTCAACTGGAAGTTACCTGACAATGCGACAACAGAAGATTTGAGCATGGAGGAAGTTTTCGGATTGGCAACGCCTCGGAAGTTCCCGCTTGTTGCAGTTCTGGAACCTCGGCTCCCACTCTATCTTTATTAG
- the LOC137718395 gene encoding thiol protease aleurain-like — MARLTLFLSAALVLAAISCVAAASSFDESNPIRLVSDSLRDMEEQVVQVLGSCRHVLSFARFAHRYGKKYESAEELKLRYAIFSENKKLIRSTNKKGLPYTLALNRFADWSWEEFTRHRLGAAQNCSATTKGNHKLTDAVLPESKNWKEEGIVTPVKDQGHCGSCWTFSTTGALEAAYVQAFGKQISLSEQQLVDCAGAFNNNGCSGGLPSQAFEYIKYNGGLDTEAAYPYVGVDGVCKYSAENIGVQVVDSVNITLGAEEELKHAVAFVRPVSVAFQVINGFRFYKSGVYTSDTCGTGPMDVNHAVLAVGYGVEGGVPYWLIKNSWGESWGDNGYFKMEYGKNMCGVATCASYPVVA, encoded by the exons ATGGCTCGGCTGACGCTATTCTTGTCCGCCGCCTTGGTCCTGGCGGCGATCAGCTGCGTCGCGGCAGCATCGAGCTTCGATGAGTCCAACCCAATCCGATTGGTGTCCGACTCCCTCCGTGACATGGAGGAGCAAGTCGTCCAAGTCCTCGGCAGCTGCCGCCACGTCCTCTCCTTCGCCCGCTTCGCTCACAG GTACGGGAAGAAGTACGAGAGCGCGGAGGAGCTGAAGCTGCGGTATGCGATTTTCTCGGAGAATAAGAAGCTGATTCGATCTACGAATAAGAAGGGCTTGCCTTACACTCTTGCTCTCAATC GGTTTGCTGATTGGAGCTGGGAAGAGTTCACAAGGCACAGGTTGGGAGCTGCTCAGAACTGCTCTGCCACCACAAAGGGCAACCACAAGCTCACTGATGCCGTTCTTCCTGAATCG AAAAACTGGAAAGAAGAAGGCATAGTGACTCCAGTTAAAGATCAAGGTCACTGTGGATCTTGCTGGACATTCAG CACCACTGGAGCTCTCGAGGCTGCGTATGTGCAGGCATTCGGAAAGCAAATCTCCCTTTCGGAGCAGCAGCTTGTGGATTGCGCTGGCGCTTTCAACAATAACGGCTGCAGTGGTGGGTTGCCATCTCAAGCATTTGAGTACATCAAGTACAATGGTGGTCTTGACACCGAGGCTGCTTATCCGTATGTTGGAGTCGACGGTGTTTGCAAATACTCGGCAGAAAATATTGGTGTCCAAGTCGTCGACTCTGTCAATATCACCCTG GGTGCTGAAGAAGAATTGAAGCATGCTGTTGCATTTGTGCGGCCAGTCAGTGTGGCGTTTCAGGTCATCAATGGTTTCCGATTTTACAAGTCGGGAGTTTACACCAGTGACACATGCGGTACAGGCCCCATG GATGTGAACCATGCAGTTCTTGCAGTTGGGTACGGAGTTGAAGGCGGCGTCCCGTACTGGCTCATCAAGAACTCTTGGGGAGAAAGCTGGGGCGACAATGGCTACTTCAAGATGGAGTATGGGAAGAACATGTGTG GTGTTGCAACATGTGCATCGTACCCGGTTGTCGCGTAA
- the LOC137741979 gene encoding serine/threonine-protein kinase RIPK-like has product MAVKKVFTWRSILPDCYKSGVPPKKSSKKVAAKQTSFQRLSLTDLSNPSTTFSEDLSISLAGSNLHIFTLGELKMITQSFSSSNFLGEGGFGPVHKGFIDDKLRPGLAAQPVAVKLLDLDGTQGHREWLTEVVFLGQLRHPHLVKLIGYCCEDEHRLLVYEYMPRGSLENQLFRRYSVSLPWSTRMKIALGAAKGLAFLHEAEKPVIYRDFKASNILLDSDYTPKLSDFGLAKDGPEGDETHVSTRVMGTQGYAAPEYIMTGHLTAMSDVYSFGVVLLELLTGRRSVDKNRPQREQNLVEWARPMLNEPRKLSRIMDPRLEGQYSELGARKAAALAFQCLSHRPKQRPKISEVVKTLEPLKDFDDIPFAFVYTVPSESDNSIKDVKDGDAQKELKKKNHHNYKHHQLRSPTESDNSIKDVKEGDAQKELRRKKKNHNHHKHHQIRTPRSPRYFSENLLQQNHRNNGFKSPFHQRFKGA; this is encoded by the exons ATGGCGGTCAAGAAAGTCTTCACATGGAGGTCTATTCTCCCAGACTGCTACAAATCTGGGGTTCCACCAAAAAAGAGCAGCAAGAAAGTGGCGGCGAAACAAACCTCATTCCAAAGACTTTCACTAACTGATCTGAGCAATCCAAGCACAACATTTTCGGAAGATCTCTCGATATCTCTTGCAGGCTCTAATCTTCACATCTTCACACTTGGGGAGCTGAAGATGATCACGCAGAGCTTCTCATCCAGCAACTTTCTCGGGGAAGGCGGGTTTGGGCCCGTGCACAAAGGGTTCATTGATGACAAGCTGAGGCCTGGTTTGGCGGCTCAGCCAGTGGCGGTGAAGCTCTTGGACTTGGATGGCACACAGGGCCATAGGGAGTGGCTG ACTGAGGTGGTTTTTCTTGGGCAACTGAGACATCCACACCTTGTGAAGCTCATAGGCTATTGCTGTGAAGATGAACACAGGCTTCTGGTTTACGAGTACATGCCAAGAGGCAGCTTAGAGAACCAGCTATTCAGAA GGTATTCGGTGTCGCTTCCATGGTCCACAAGAATGAAAATTGCGCTTGGAGCTGCAAAAGGCCTTGCCTTCCTCCATGAAGCAGAGAAACCAGTCATCTATCGTGACTTTAAAGCTTCAAACATCTTGTTGGACTCT GACTATACTCCCAAGCTCTCAGATTTTGGATTGGCAAAAGATGGTCCAGAAGGAGATGAGACACATGTTTCCACTAGAGTTATGGGCACACAAGGCTATGCTGCTCCTGAATACATCATGACAG GTCACTTGACTGCAATGAGTGATGTGTATAGCTTTGGAGTTGTGCTATTGGAGCTTCTAACAGGGAGGAGATCTGTAGACAAAAACAGACCTCAAAGAGAGCAAAACCTAGTTGAGTGGGCAAGGCCTATGTTAAATGAACCCCGGAAACTCAGCCGGATCATGGACCCAAGACTCGAAGGCCAGTACTCCGAACTAGGGGCCAGAAAGGCCGCGGCATTGGCTTTCCAATGCCTCAGCCACCGGCCAAAACAAAGACCAAAAATAAGTGAAGTGGTCAAGACCTTGGAGCCACTCAAGGATTTTGATGACATCCCCTTTGCATTCGTGTACACAGTTCCATCTGAATCAGATAATTCGATTAAAGACGTAAAAGACGGTGATGCACAGAaggaattgaagaaaaagaaccacCATAACTACAAGCATCATCAGCTAAGATCACCAACTGAATCCGATAATTCGATTAAAGACGTAAAAGAAGGTGATGCACAGAAAgaattgaggaggaagaagaagaaccacaATCACCACAAGCATCATCAAATAAGAACACCAAGGTCTCCACGTTACTTCTCAGAGAATCTGTTGCAACAAAACCATAGAAATAATGGCTTCAAATCTCCTTTCCACCAAAGATTCAAGGGAGCATAG